In Candidatus Zixiibacteriota bacterium, the genomic window CCATGTAGGTCGGGTTCCGAGCATTGATCATTCGGGCGAGAAACCCGACACCACCCCCGTAGATCGGGACCCTCGTGGTCCCGACATGAGCGTCTCCCATGTAGGTCGGGTTCCGAGCATTGACCATTCGGGCGAGAAACCCGACACCGCCCCTGTCGGGATGACCCCAATCCCGACCTACAAGAGAGCCAAACCCCGCTTCGTCCGCGCCCGCTTCCAGGTGACCGACAGCGACCACGTCTTCACCGGCGATTCAATCGGCCTCGCCGCCGGCCTGGTCGCCTACGCCCAGCTCCTCCGCCCCGAGATTCACAAACACGAGCGGTTTATCGCGCTCGAGGCCGCCTTCACCGGTTGTGTGGACGCGGGCGGCCGTCTCACCCCGGTCAGCGCCTACACGCTCCGCAAGAAGATCGAGCGCGCCTTCTTCTCGCCCATCCGCTACCTGGTGCTGCCGCAGAAGAATTTTGACACCGCGCGCGCCTTTCTCGACGACCTGGCCCGCGCCTGGCCTCGCCGCCGCCTGCACCTGGTGGGCGCGACGACCCTTCGCGACGTAATCGACAACCTTAACATCGTACGCGCCGAACGCGTCTGCATGGGGCAGTTTGTCGCCCGCAAGGCCTACAAATACACCCGCGCGACCAAAGTCCAGGTGCCGCTGCTGCTGGGGCTGACGTATCTGCTGGTCTGCCTGATCTATCCCAAGGCGTGGGTGGGGTTTGATTGGAATCCGCGACACGTTAGTCTTATGGTGGCGGGGTTCGAAACTATGAATCGTGATTCTGTTTTTCTTTGGTATCACGAATTTGACTGTGACCTTCTCGCTTCAGATTCAAGGTGGCAGGTTGGTGACATAGACGGTGACGGTAAGAACGAGATAGCCATAGCTCCCAAGTTATCATCGACCTGTGTGGGCAACGCCGAACTATTTGTATTTGATGACAACGGCAGACAGCTTTTCCGCCGCAGCTGTACCATCCCTGATGAGTATCCGGTCGTAACAACGCAGAACCTATACTACGGCGCCGGATACATAGACATAATCAACACAAACCGAGGGTCCATCGTGTTGTCGCGGGCTGAGCGTTCCTACCCTGCGCACAAACAATTCAAATTTTGGAATGCCAGAGGAGACCTCGTAGGCTGGTACACAAACGCTGGGCAAAGTGGAGCCCACGGGAATTGTTTCAAGGTGCTACAAGACACTGGCTTCTGTTTTCTGTCTTTTAATAATCGGATGGATTGCGCATGTCTATTCGTCCTCAACCCATTCGGGTCATACGGTGTTTCACCTCCCTATGTCGACTCCCAGTACCCCGCTGTCAGCCAAGCGAGGCGCGGAAATCAGTTGTGCTACATTCTCTTTCCACGGACGGACGTCAACTTCTGTGTGAACGAGCTCTATGACAACCCCTACCTATTACAGAGAGATGAGGATTCGGTCCTAAGAGTGAGTATCTCTGAAAAGGGAGCCGATGGGGCAATTCTCGATTACTACGTCAGTGCAAGCTTTCGAGTTTTCCGTGTGAGAGCGTCAGACAAATACCAAAAGGTAAGAGATTCGCTCGTCAATGACGGGCGTTTGCCAGACATCGTTTGGACATCATATTTGGATTCACTGGCCAGCACGGTCAAATACTGGACCGATTCGGGGTGGATAAGTGAGGGAGCGCTGCGCTCAGCAAGCCCCTCCCTATTCTGATTTTCTACAACATAGCCCACTAGTACCTATTTCTTGGGTGGAGTGCACGGCGGACTTAGCGGACAAGCCCATTTCGGCAAGTCAAAGAAACGTCGCAGCTCAAGCCATACATGCATGCGGCTTTGTCTCTTGGACCAAGCCCTAACGTAAAGAAGCAGCTGTAAGTGTGACTGCATTGACAAACCTTCGATCCTATACAGAGATCGATGAGCCTTAACTAAAGGAGGTCATATGAGGCAGAAATGGTATCATGTGGTCTGGCTACTCTGTGTGGCCAGTCTATCGTTCAACGAAGCCGCACTTGGCGATTTTATGTTTGATCGCACTGATTACTCCGCGGGGCTTGGTCCGATCGACGTCGTCTCAGCAGACTTTGACGGCGATGGCGACATCGATTTGGCCGTTTTGAATTCGGTCGTCACGCTCGATGACAAGTCCCTATACATGATGTGGAACGACGGGGGCGGCGGCTTCACTATAGGGACCAGATACGCCCTCAACTGTCCGCAGGATGTGGTCGCAGGTGACTTCGATTACGACGGCGACATGGACCTTGCGATTTCCGACGATAATAAGTGCTGGGCTGGTACTTCGGGGCGAGTTGTAATTCTGGTAAACGATGGCACAGGCAGTTTCAATCAGGGGGACCAAGTCCTAATCACGGGTCTCCCCAGTGGGCCAGCAGCATTGTCCGGCCTCAGTGTCGGTGACTTCAACGGCGACGGACTCGACGACTTGGCCGTAGCCGCATTGTCGGCTGGCAAGGTACTTCTTGCCACGAATAACGGGTCCGCTGATTTCGAAGTCTGGACGGAGTTGACCATTAGTCAGTACCCGGCTGGCCTTGCAGCCGATGATTTTGATCGCGATGGTGACTGGGACATCGCCATCGGCCACTGGACTACAGGGGTACTTACGGTTCTCGTGAATTCAGGAAGCGGTGTTTTCACAAGCACAACCTACCCTGTAGGTGACTTCTACGGTGTGTACTCTGGCGATCTGAACCATGATGGATTTACAGATTTGGCATGTGGTAATAGCCACAACGACTGGTTCTTGGTACTAATGAATGACGGGCATGGCTCGTTCGATTCAAGATCTGTACCGGTCTCTGGATACACTGCGCACTCCATTTGTCCTATCGATCTCGATGGTGACACAGACTTGGATTTGGCTATTACTGCAAGTACTTATCGCGTTGCTATGTTCGAGAACGACGGAACCGGTGAGTTTGAACCTGCAGGCTTCGTAGTACTCGCAGAGAACCCATACGCCGGTGCCCCGATGGGCTTATGTGGAGCGGATTTTGATGGTGATGACGACAATGACCTAGCAGTGGCGAACTACTATCGTGGACTTACGTCTGTCCTCCTGAATTTTCGTCCGGTGATAACGGTCGCCCTCGACATCAAACCCGGTTCGTGTCCGAATCCGCTGAATGTCACGGACTCTCCGGTGGCGGTAGATGCCAGCGATGATAAGTTTGGATTCAACAGCGGCGGAGACGGCGCTACTGCTGCGACCAGAAGCGTTCTGCCCGTCGCTATTCTTGGCGCGGCCGACTTTGACGTAACCACGATTGATCACACCACCGTTCGCCTGGCCGGGGTCACGCCCACTAGAGGCGCGTTTGCTGACGTGGCCTCACCGGCTGACCGGTCATGGGACGAGTGTGAATGCACGACAAGCGGAGCCGACGGTTACGTTGACCTGACACTCAAGTTCGATAAGGCGACCATTGTGGCCGCGCTCGGGCCGGTCGAGGATGGGATCATTATTCCGCTTGCCCTCACAGGCAATCTGCTCGACGGTACGCCGATTGAGGGATACGACTGTGTGGTCATTGTCGGGGCGGGCCGGAAACCACTGACTGGGCGTCCCGATGTGAGATCACCCCTCCCCTCCACCTTCGCCTTGGCCCAGAACTACCCGAACCCGTTTAACCCGGCCACCGAGATCACGTTCGCGCTGCCGGTCGCGGCCGATGTCCGACTCGACATATTCAACGTGCTCGGGCAGAAAGTCGCAACGCTTATTGAGCAGCGTCTCGAAGCCGGCGAGCATCGCGCCCTGTGGGACGCGAGCGACCAACCGAGCGGCGTGTATCTGTATCGCCTGACCGCCGGTGAGTTTGTGGAGTCGAAGAAGATGCTGTTGTTGAAGTGATGAGGTCTCGCTACGGAGGCTATCGTAGGGCGGGAGCCCCGCGCTCCCGCCGCCGAACGCTAGGGCTTCCAAGGCTAGCAAAATGGCAGGACCGCGGGGGTCCTGCTCTACGAAAAGGCAAGGCCGTATGCACCGGGGGATGCCATGGGGCCGGAGCAGGACTCCGGCCCCTTTTTGTTTGTTTGCGGGAGAAATTGTAGGTCAAAACCCCTGAGTCGAACGCGGAGGCGTGAGACGTGGTTTTGACACAACGGGATGTCGAAACCGCAGGGGTTTCGACCTACAAGACTCTTGTTTGGCGATGCGAGGTGCATTGTAGGTCAAAACCCCTGAGTCGAACGCGGAGGCGTGAGACGTGGTTTTGACACAACGGGATGTCGAAACCGCAGGGGTTTCGACCTACAAGAATTGTCGTGTACGATCACCAACCGGGCAGACCGGGAGGTCTGCCGCGCACGTACATCGCCTCGTGGAGTCTAGTGCCCGGCGCCGGAGAGCTGTTTGACCAGGTCGCCGACCACCGCCTTGGCGTCACCGAACAGCATCCAGGTGTGATCCTTGAAATACAATTCGTTGTCGATCCCCGCAAACCCCGGATTCTTAGAACGCTTGACCGCAAACGTGATCCGCGCCTTGTCCGCGTCGATAATGGGCATCCCGTAGATCGGTGTCGATTTGTCATAGCGCGCCGCCGGATTAACGACGTCGTTCGCGCCGAGCACCAGGGCGACATCGCACTGCGGCATGTCGGAATTAATCTCGTCCATTTCGACCAGCGCGTCGTACGGGATATCCGCCTCGGCGAGCAGCACGTTCATGTGCCCGGGCATACGTCCGGCCACCGGATGAATCGCAAACTTGACCGTGATACCGCGTTTGGTCAATTGATCGTAAAGATCACGCACTCGATGCTGCGCCTGCGCGACCGCCATGCCGTAGCCGGGGATAATAACGACAAGCTGGGCCTGCTCGAGTATCTGCGCGGCGCCTTCAGTAGTCTCCTGTTTGTAGACCTTCAGTTCGCCTGTAGCGGCCGACTTTTGCACGCTTCCGAATGCACCGAACAGCACGTTGGTGAACGAGCGGTTCATCGCCTTGCACATGATGATCGAGAGGATTAAGCCGCTGGAACCATCGAGCGCGCCGGCAATAATCAACAGCTTGTTATCCAGCACAAAACCCATCGCCACTGCGGAGAGGCCGGCGTAGGAGTTCAAAATAGAGATAACTGTCGGCATATCCGCGCCGCCGATTGGAATAATGAACAGCACACCGAATACCAGCGACAGGGCGACAATCGCGAGGAACGCGCTGCTGGACCAGGGCTCGGACGGGTACATCACCAGCACGACACCGATAACCGCCGCGATCACCAGCAGTCCTATGTTGACAACATTCTGAAACGGGTAGGTGACGGGCCGCTGAGGTATCCAGCGTAGTTCCTGTAGCTTGCCTGCCGCCATGAGGCTGCCGGTGAATGTCAGGTAGCCGAGAATGATCTCCGCGATGATGGCGACCATACGAAACGGAGTCAGTTCCGCCGCTCCCTCGCCAAGCCATAGAAAGTACTTGGCCGTTCCCACGAGACCGGCCGCCAAGCCGCCGAAAGCGTGCGATAGAGCAGTTCGCTGAGGGACTGCTGTCAGCGGCACACGGGACAGCGGCCAGCCGACAAGAAAACCAGCGGTTATAGCTACTACAATCCATCCGTGGTTTACCACCGAAGGCTGTATCCATGTAGCGAGCACCGCGATCGCCATCGCCGCAGCGCCGGCGTAGACAGCGCGTCTCGCCGTCTTGGGATCGTTCATCCAGTGCAGCGAGAAGACGAAAAGGATGGTCGCGCCGAGATAGGCAAGCTGTTGGACGGTGTCGATCATTGCTTCTTGAACATCCTCAGCATGCGGTCGGTGATCAGGAAGCCGCTGACAATGTTGGTCATCGAGGCAAACAGAGCGATACCACCCAGCAGCCGAATCATGGGCGGGTAGTCAGCGCCGGTAACTACGATTGATCCGACTACGGCGATTGCGGAGATTGCGTTGGTTAGTGACATAAGCGGCGTATGCAAAAGGCGTGAGACGCGTCGGATGACACCCAGCCCGATAAATGTCGCCAGCGCGAATACGAAGAGCATCGACCAGTAATCGAGCGGCTGGTGAGACGCGGCCGGTTCGCTCGCGGCCGACTCGGTCTCAGCGATAGCGGGCGCTGCCGCCAATAACGCGATCAGCAAAGCGGTGAGCGCTCTGAGGACCGGGTGCCGTCGAAATCGATTCACTTCTTGTCTCCTGAAGTCTGCGGTGTCCCGGACGAATCTCCCGGACTCGGTGTCGCCACTGTTGCACGGATGATCTCGTCATCGGAGTCGAGTTTCAGTCGGCCGCTGTCGTCAACCAGATGAAGCAGAAAATTGGTAATGTTGCGAGCGTACATCTGGCTGGAGTCATAAGGAAGCGCCGACGCCAGATTGACCGGACCAATGACTGTCACTGCGCCCGCCTGCACCGTCTCCCCTGCCTTGGTCAGCTCGCAGTTGCCACCCTGTTCGGCGGCGAGATCGACAACCACAGAACCGGGCTTCATGACTTTGACCATATCCGCCGTTATGAGTACCGGCGCGCGCTTTCCTGGAACCGCCGCCGTGCATATCACCACTTCGCACTTCATTAGTACCTGAGTCATGAGCTCGCGCTGGCGGCGGTAGAACTCCTCGTCCATCGCTTTAGCGTAGCCGCCGGACGTTTCCGCCTGCCCCGTCTCAAGCGGAAGTTCCACAAACCGCCCACCGAGGCTTTCCACCTGCTCTTTCACTGCCGGCCTGATATCGTACGCCTGGACTATCGCACCGAGCCGTTTCGAAGTGGCAATTGCTTGTAGACCAGCCACCCCGGCCCCCAGAACGAACACATTGGCGGGCGAAACCGTGCCGGCGGCAGTCATCATAAGGGGGAACATCTTAGGAAGCATGTCCGCGGCGAGCAGAACCGCCTTGTAGCCCCCGACCGTGGCCATCGACGATAACACGTCCATGCTTTGTGCGCGCGTTGTGCGCGGGAGCAGTTCAAGCGCGAACGCGGTCACGCCGATCTGGGAAAGTCGTTTTAGTTCCTCGGTTGAGTTCGACGGGTCGAACATGCCTATGATGACCTGCCCTTTGCGATACGATTCGAAATCCGCCTTCCCGGTCACGCGGTTCGCTCCCAGACCTCGCACGTACAGCACGATTTCAGATCCATGGATGACCTCCTGTCGCGTTGCCAATACTCGCGCGCCGCGCTCCAGGTAGGCGGAATCAGTGATACCGGATTCAAGTCCCGCACCGGATTCGAACACAATCTCGAATTTCGCTTTGATCAGTCCGGGCAGCACTGCCGGCACCAAGGCTACGCGCCGTTCGCCCGGATATATTTCGCTAGCAAACCCTACTACCACCGCTCAATCCGCGTTAGATTTCCTGTGACAACCACCTCTTGCGTACTAAAACCATCGCCCCTAAAATGTACGAGCGCGGCCCACAATCAAGTATAAAAACGGATGGGTCGAATGCCGCCGAACCTCTGGTGAAACCTCTTGTTAGATTGGTATGCGGCTGTTAGATAGTAATACTAACATTCATTGTTCAACCCCGACAATACTGAGGATAACCACCAGGTGACGTCAGACCCACACCAAAGCCCTGCCAGGGAGCATCACGTTGTCATTATAGGCGGAGGTTTTGGCGGACTCTACGCCGCCCAGGCCCTGAAAAAAGCGCCGGTCCGGATAACGCTCATCGACAAACGGAATTTCCATCTTTTCCAGCCGCTTTTGTACCAGGTGGCCACCGGGGGTTTGTCGCCCGGCGACATTGCGTCGCCGCTACGGGGCGTACTGAATCGCCAGAATAACGTCACCGTCCTCCTTGGCGAGGTCACCGAGATCGACTGCGAACGAAAACAGGTCCGCCTGCGCGACCGACTGATTGCCTACGACAGCCTGATTGTTGCGACCGGATCGCAGAACTCTTTCTTCGGTCATGACGACTGGCAGCGATTCGCCCCAGGTCTGAAAGGGATCGAGGACGCCCTGGCCATACGCGGGCGGATCTATCAGGCCTTCGAGGCTGCCGAATCTGCCGACGATCCCGCCCAGAAGGACCGCCTGCTCACGTTTGTCATTGTGGGCGGTGGCGCGACCGGAGTAGAGCTCGCCGGAGCAATCGGCGAGATCGCTCACATCATGCTCAAGCGTGACTTTCGGACTATCGATACGTCGCGCACTCGTATTATCCTGCTGGAGGCTGGCCCCCGGATACTCCCGACCTTTCCGGAGAAACTGGCCACAGCCGCGGTGGCCGATCTTGCGCGGCTGGGGGCGACCGTTCAAACCGAGTCGCTGGTCACTCAGATCGACTCCACCGGTGTTACGATTAAGAGGGGGACAACAGAATCGCGCATCGAGGCCGGCACGATAATGTGGAGCGCCGGGGTGAAGCCGTCGCCGCTGGGCCGCGTAATTGCCGGAAACAATGAGGATGTCTTGGACAGAAACGGGCGCGTAATCGTGCAGCCCGATCTAAGCGTTCCCGGCCATCCGGACGCATTTGTTTTAGGCGATCTCGCCAATTTCAGCCACCAGACTGGGCAGCCGCTGCCGGGAGTGGCGCCGGTAGCGATGTCTCAAGGACGGTATGTGGCGAAGTTGATTGCCAATCGGGTTCGTGGCAAGTCGACGCCACCCTATCATTACTTTAACAAAGGCAATTTCGCCGTTATCGGGCGAGCGGCGGCGATCGCCGATTTCGGATGGCTGCGGGTCACCGGCTACCCCGCCTGGCTGGTCTGGCTGTTTGTGCACCTGATGTACCTGGTGGAGTACGATAACCGCCTGCTGGTGCTCATCCAGTGGGCGTGGAACTATTTCACGCGCAACCGAAGCGCGCGGCTAATCACGTATTCAGTCGATCAATAGCCGCGCACTATCAGGTCTTTTTCGCGTACTTCCACTCCCTGGTTTTCCCCTCGGCCAGCCAGCTCAGTGCGGTTTCGATGCGGCGGCTTCTGGTCTCCTCGCGCTTGGCCTCGGTTATCCACTCCACGTATTCCCTTTTATGGCTTGGAGAGAAGCCTTTGAATGTAGCCAATGCCTGTGGGTTCGAGCGCAGCGCTTTCATAAACTAAGTCGGGACAGTAGGCTTTTCCGACGCCTTTGCTTTTTTGGCGGGCTTGACCCCGTCTTCATTCAGCTTCGCGGCTTGCTTGATCAGACCGATCAGAGTCTTCTCAGATGGCAGATCCGCGATCTTCGTAATCCGCCCCAGGTGCCCCATCGCCGTCTCACCGACCGGTTGCAGCGGCTTGCCGTTCCAGGTCATAAGCGAACCCTTCCAGAATCCAAACGTGCAGTGTTCCTTGAAAGCCGCCATGCTGCACAGAATGCCCCGGAATTCGAAATGCGGAAATCCCCACTTGATGGTCTCGTCCGCTTCGGGACAGGCCTTGTGCACGACTGTCCGGAGGTACTTCAGTACGGGCCGGGCGAATTCAGCCGACTTTGCGATATAGGCGTCGATCCGCGCATCTTTCTTACCCATCGTCATCCTTCCTTTGTCGATAGATGAAGAGCGAATCGCACTTACTGCTCCTTCAACCGCCGCCACAGCGTCACCGGGCTGATACCCAGAACGTCGGCTGCGCGTGTGCGGTTGTTACCGTGAGTTTTCAACACAGCATGAATGTGCTCGCTCTCAATCTCTGACAAACTACGGTTTAACCGTCCCCGCTGTTTGACTCTTCCCGCGGATTCGTCGACCACGTGCTGCGGCAGGTGTTCCGGACCGATGACACCATCGCGGCTGAGCAAGGAAATGCGCGATTCAAAAGCTACCGCGGGCGTGTAGCAGCCCCGTGTACGTGCGAGGATAGCCCCGGCAATTGCGCCTGACGTGCCTTCCTGTGCGCTAGGCTTCAAAGAAACGAGCAAGTCTCCTGGCGTGCATAGACCATGGTGGACGAGACGTCCACCGCGCACGAGCGACATTGCTTTCGCCCGGTCGATCCCCTTTCTTTTCTCCAGGGCGCGGGGCCAATTGAAAAACCCACGGCGTGGTGTCGGTCGGCTCCGGCCGATACCAGTAAGTCGCGGGACTGTCGTGCAGGGTCGCCCGACAGCACAACACGCCCGGTGCTTCGTCAACGCTTTGCGCGCCGTGGGGCAAAGATTATAATTAACCCGGAATGATACCCAAATCTACTTCAAGACTTCAGGAGAGACGTGACCGTGGACGAGTTTGATCTCGAACGAACGAGTTGCGATATCGACGAATCCGATCTTATTGTTTACATCTTGCGGTGGAACGACCTCGATACACGCTATGCATGAGCTGAGTATCGCTTTGACTATCATCGACCGGGTCCAGACAGAGATGAGCCGTCGACCCGGTGACAGTCTGAAAACGGTGGGCCTTCGGATTGGCGCGCTCAGCGCAGTCGATCCGGAGGCCCTGGCGTTCAGCTTTACCGCCGCCAGCCGGAGCACGCCCGTAGAGGGTGCGAGACTGAACATAGAGTGGGTGCCGGCCAGCATACTCTGTCACTCGTGCGGTCATTCGAGCCGAGCCGATCAACTTCGGTTTGTGTGCACAAAGTGCGGCTCGACCGATATCGACGTCCAATCCGGATATGAGCTCGACATTACGTATCTGGAGGTATAGTAGGCAAAGCCGCGGTTGGCGTACGTCCTCGTGCGCCAACCTGAACAATGCAGGTTTAGACCCATGAGTGGTTTTGAAGAAGAAGTCCCGTTCAAATGCGAACAACCCACACCAAGCTGTGGGCCGCCGGTCTTGCGCGAGGGCTATAGCTTTCCCACTCGCAAGCGTGTGGGCTTCCAGGGGTCACTTCGACGCCGCCCGTTTTCTCTCCGACGACAATTGCCCTATCTCGGCGCCCACAATCAGTACCAGGGCCGAATAATAAATCCAGAAAGCAGCGACAACCAGAAATGTGTAGACGCCGTAGAATTGTTTCATGGTCGCCAGGTGAGTGATGTAATACCCGAACAACTCTTTGGCCAGAAGCCAGAGCAGCGAAGCACATAGAGCGGCGACAAGGACTGTCCGCACCGCCGGTTTGCGCACCGGCACCAGCCAGTAGATCGCCGAGAAGGCAACTGTCAGGGTCACCAGGGACAC contains:
- a CDS encoding FG-GAP-like repeat-containing protein yields the protein MRQKWYHVVWLLCVASLSFNEAALGDFMFDRTDYSAGLGPIDVVSADFDGDGDIDLAVLNSVVTLDDKSLYMMWNDGGGGFTIGTRYALNCPQDVVAGDFDYDGDMDLAISDDNKCWAGTSGRVVILVNDGTGSFNQGDQVLITGLPSGPAALSGLSVGDFNGDGLDDLAVAALSAGKVLLATNNGSADFEVWTELTISQYPAGLAADDFDRDGDWDIAIGHWTTGVLTVLVNSGSGVFTSTTYPVGDFYGVYSGDLNHDGFTDLACGNSHNDWFLVLMNDGHGSFDSRSVPVSGYTAHSICPIDLDGDTDLDLAITASTYRVAMFENDGTGEFEPAGFVVLAENPYAGAPMGLCGADFDGDDDNDLAVANYYRGLTSVLLNFRPVITVALDIKPGSCPNPLNVTDSPVAVDASDDKFGFNSGGDGATAATRSVLPVAILGAADFDVTTIDHTTVRLAGVTPTRGAFADVASPADRSWDECECTTSGADGYVDLTLKFDKATIVAALGPVEDGIIIPLALTGNLLDGTPIEGYDCVVIVGAGRKPLTGRPDVRSPLPSTFALAQNYPNPFNPATEITFALPVAADVRLDIFNVLGQKVATLIEQRLEAGEHRALWDASDQPSGVYLYRLTAGEFVESKKMLLLK
- a CDS encoding DUF1801 domain-containing protein, with protein sequence MGKKDARIDAYIAKSAEFARPVLKYLRTVVHKACPEADETIKWGFPHFEFRGILCSMAAFKEHCTFGFWKGSLMTWNGKPLQPVGETAMGHLGRITKIADLPSEKTLIGLIKQAAKLNEDGVKPAKKAKASEKPTVPT
- a CDS encoding NAD(P)(+) transhydrogenase (Re/Si-specific) subunit beta, with the translated sequence MIDTVQQLAYLGATILFVFSLHWMNDPKTARRAVYAGAAAMAIAVLATWIQPSVVNHGWIVVAITAGFLVGWPLSRVPLTAVPQRTALSHAFGGLAAGLVGTAKYFLWLGEGAAELTPFRMVAIIAEIILGYLTFTGSLMAAGKLQELRWIPQRPVTYPFQNVVNIGLLVIAAVIGVVLVMYPSEPWSSSAFLAIVALSLVFGVLFIIPIGGADMPTVISILNSYAGLSAVAMGFVLDNKLLIIAGALDGSSGLILSIIMCKAMNRSFTNVLFGAFGSVQKSAATGELKVYKQETTEGAAQILEQAQLVVIIPGYGMAVAQAQHRVRDLYDQLTKRGITVKFAIHPVAGRMPGHMNVLLAEADIPYDALVEMDEINSDMPQCDVALVLGANDVVNPAARYDKSTPIYGMPIIDADKARITFAVKRSKNPGFAGIDNELYFKDHTWMLFGDAKAVVGDLVKQLSGAGH
- a CDS encoding hydrogenase maturation nickel metallochaperone HypA, giving the protein MHELSIALTIIDRVQTEMSRRPGDSLKTVGLRIGALSAVDPEALAFSFTAASRSTPVEGARLNIEWVPASILCHSCGHSSRADQLRFVCTKCGSTDIDVQSGYELDITYLEV
- a CDS encoding NAD(P) transhydrogenase subunit alpha, with amino-acid sequence MNRFRRHPVLRALTALLIALLAAAPAIAETESAASEPAASHQPLDYWSMLFVFALATFIGLGVIRRVSRLLHTPLMSLTNAISAIAVVGSIVVTGADYPPMIRLLGGIALFASMTNIVSGFLITDRMLRMFKKQ
- a CDS encoding NAD(P)/FAD-dependent oxidoreductase, with protein sequence MTSDPHQSPAREHHVVIIGGGFGGLYAAQALKKAPVRITLIDKRNFHLFQPLLYQVATGGLSPGDIASPLRGVLNRQNNVTVLLGEVTEIDCERKQVRLRDRLIAYDSLIVATGSQNSFFGHDDWQRFAPGLKGIEDALAIRGRIYQAFEAAESADDPAQKDRLLTFVIVGGGATGVELAGAIGEIAHIMLKRDFRTIDTSRTRIILLEAGPRILPTFPEKLATAAVADLARLGATVQTESLVTQIDSTGVTIKRGTTESRIEAGTIMWSAGVKPSPLGRVIAGNNEDVLDRNGRVIVQPDLSVPGHPDAFVLGDLANFSHQTGQPLPGVAPVAMSQGRYVAKLIANRVRGKSTPPYHYFNKGNFAVIGRAAAIADFGWLRVTGYPAWLVWLFVHLMYLVEYDNRLLVLIQWAWNYFTRNRSARLITYSVDQ
- a CDS encoding NAD(P) transhydrogenase subunit alpha, with translation MVVGFASEIYPGERRVALVPAVLPGLIKAKFEIVFESGAGLESGITDSAYLERGARVLATRQEVIHGSEIVLYVRGLGANRVTGKADFESYRKGQVIIGMFDPSNSTEELKRLSQIGVTAFALELLPRTTRAQSMDVLSSMATVGGYKAVLLAADMLPKMFPLMMTAAGTVSPANVFVLGAGVAGLQAIATSKRLGAIVQAYDIRPAVKEQVESLGGRFVELPLETGQAETSGGYAKAMDEEFYRRQRELMTQVLMKCEVVICTAAVPGKRAPVLITADMVKVMKPGSVVVDLAAEQGGNCELTKAGETVQAGAVTVIGPVNLASALPYDSSQMYARNITNFLLHLVDDSGRLKLDSDDEIIRATVATPSPGDSSGTPQTSGDKK
- a CDS encoding YdeI/OmpD-associated family protein, translating into MKALRSNPQALATFKGFSPSHKREYVEWITEAKREETRSRRIETALSWLAEGKTREWKYAKKT
- a CDS encoding helix-turn-helix domain-containing protein, which codes for MKPSAQEGTSGAIAGAILARTRGCYTPAVAFESRISLLSRDGVIGPEHLPQHVVDESAGRVKQRGRLNRSLSEIESEHIHAVLKTHGNNRTRAADVLGISPVTLWRRLKEQ